A region from the Variovorax sp. RKNM96 genome encodes:
- a CDS encoding branched-chain amino acid ABC transporter permease — protein sequence MNVEFFVISLLNGVSYGLLLFMLSSGLTLIFSMMGVLNFAHASFYMLGAYIAYTLSGIVGFWPALFLAPLLVGLLGAAFERYSLRRVHKFGHVPELLVTFGLSYLILELVQLAWGRSTVPYGLPTQLQGPLFSLYGTQFPKSRSFIMLVAVLMLISVWLLLTRTRIGLVIQAALKHPDMVEALGHNVPRVFMLVFGGGAALAGLAGVIGGNTYVTEPAMAGSVGTIIFVVVVVGGMGSLAGAFLASLLIGIIQTFAVAMDQSLATGLRAIGMTVTDQTFGYELLKLTISQVAPILPYLFLVLILIFRPKGLLGTRED from the coding sequence ATGAACGTCGAATTCTTCGTCATCTCGCTGCTCAACGGCGTCAGCTACGGCCTGCTGTTGTTCATGCTGAGCTCTGGCCTTACGCTGATCTTCAGCATGATGGGCGTGCTCAACTTCGCGCACGCGAGCTTCTACATGCTCGGCGCCTACATCGCGTACACGCTGTCGGGCATCGTGGGCTTCTGGCCGGCGCTGTTCCTTGCGCCGCTGCTGGTGGGCCTGCTGGGCGCAGCGTTCGAGCGCTACAGCCTGCGCCGGGTCCACAAGTTCGGCCATGTGCCCGAACTGCTGGTGACCTTCGGCCTCTCGTACCTCATCCTCGAGCTGGTGCAGCTGGCCTGGGGCCGCTCCACCGTGCCCTACGGCCTGCCGACGCAACTGCAGGGCCCGCTGTTCTCGCTCTACGGCACGCAGTTCCCGAAGTCGCGCTCCTTCATCATGCTGGTGGCGGTGCTGATGCTGATCTCGGTGTGGCTGCTGCTCACGCGCACCCGCATCGGCCTGGTGATCCAGGCGGCGCTCAAGCACCCCGACATGGTCGAGGCGCTGGGCCACAACGTGCCGCGCGTGTTCATGCTGGTGTTCGGCGGCGGCGCCGCGCTTGCGGGCCTCGCGGGCGTGATCGGCGGCAACACCTACGTCACCGAACCCGCCATGGCCGGTTCGGTCGGCACCATCATCTTCGTGGTGGTGGTGGTCGGCGGCATGGGTTCACTGGCCGGTGCGTTCCTCGCGTCGCTCTTGATCGGGATCATCCAGACCTTCGCGGTCGCGATGGACCAGTCGCTGGCCACGGGCCTGCGCGCCATCGGCATGACGGTGACCGACCAGACCTTCGGCTACGAGCTGCTCAAGCTCACGATCTCGCAGGTCGCGCCGATCCTGCCATACCTGTTCCTGGTGCTGATCCTCATCTTCCGGCCCAAGGGTCTTCTTGGAACCCGGGAGGACTGA
- a CDS encoding branched-chain amino acid ABC transporter permease, giving the protein MTTATTQYYRFKPWNIGRYLIWTLFAVVLIISPLLFKSSLALTMLSQMGYLIIICLSYNILLGQGGMLSFGHAVYVGLGSFLAIHAMNMGSKGGVQIPLVLIPLVGGLAGMFFAILLGFVTTKKSGTTFAMITMGIGELVASMALMFPSFFGGEGGITTDRVYGPTFFGFNFGSQIQVYYLIAAYCFVCTALMYAFTGTPLGRMLNAVRDNPERVEFIGYNTQRVRYFAFIIAGFFAGIGGGLASINFEIVNAADSLNAVRSGGYLLFTFLGGAVFFFGPIIGAVLLVFASILLSELSKAWQLYFGLVFVFMVMFAPGGIASLIMMNLRVAKFGKFNRFWWLYLALAVALVPVVVGAAALIEMIYHIQLNAAMGPTLNFFGVALNTAGVGSWLGAAVILAIGLGALEVARRRFVRVWGHAQEEIEAEIKRREAA; this is encoded by the coding sequence ATGACCACTGCAACCACACAGTACTACCGCTTCAAGCCCTGGAACATCGGGCGCTACCTGATCTGGACGCTGTTCGCCGTCGTGCTGATCATTTCGCCGCTGCTGTTCAAGAGCAGCCTGGCGCTCACGATGCTCTCGCAGATGGGCTACCTCATCATCATCTGCCTGAGCTACAACATCCTCTTGGGGCAGGGCGGCATGCTGAGCTTCGGCCATGCGGTGTACGTCGGCCTGGGCTCGTTCCTGGCGATCCATGCGATGAACATGGGGAGCAAGGGCGGCGTGCAGATCCCGCTGGTGCTGATCCCGCTGGTGGGCGGCCTGGCCGGCATGTTCTTCGCAATCCTGCTGGGGTTCGTGACCACCAAGAAGTCGGGCACCACCTTCGCGATGATCACCATGGGCATCGGCGAGCTGGTGGCCTCGATGGCGCTGATGTTCCCGAGCTTCTTCGGCGGCGAGGGCGGCATCACCACCGACCGCGTGTACGGCCCGACCTTCTTCGGCTTCAACTTCGGTTCTCAGATCCAGGTGTACTACCTGATCGCCGCGTACTGCTTCGTCTGCACCGCGCTGATGTATGCCTTCACCGGCACGCCGCTCGGCCGCATGCTGAACGCGGTGCGCGACAACCCGGAGCGCGTCGAATTCATCGGCTACAACACGCAGCGCGTGCGCTACTTCGCGTTCATCATCGCGGGCTTCTTCGCCGGCATCGGCGGCGGGCTGGCCTCGATCAACTTCGAGATCGTGAACGCGGCCGACAGCCTCAACGCGGTTCGCTCGGGCGGCTATCTGCTGTTCACCTTCCTGGGTGGCGCGGTGTTCTTCTTCGGGCCGATCATCGGCGCGGTGCTGCTGGTGTTCGCATCGATCCTGCTGTCCGAACTCTCCAAGGCCTGGCAGCTGTACTTTGGCCTGGTGTTCGTGTTCATGGTGATGTTCGCCCCCGGCGGCATCGCGAGCCTGATCATGATGAACCTGCGGGTGGCCAAGTTCGGCAAGTTCAACCGCTTCTGGTGGCTGTACCTTGCGCTCGCGGTGGCACTGGTTCCGGTCGTCGTCGGCGCGGCAGCGCTCATCGAGATGATCTATCACATCCAGCTCAACGCGGCGATGGGCCCGACGCTGAACTTCTTCGGTGTGGCGCTCAACACCGCGGGTGTCGGCAGCTGGCTCGGCGCGGCGGTGATCCTGGCTATTGGCCTCGGTGCGCTGGAAGTGGCACGGCGCCGCTTCGTGCGCGTGTGGGGCCATGCCCAAGAAGAAATCGAAGCAGAAATCAAACGTCGGGAGGCGGCGTAA
- a CDS encoding ABC transporter ATP-binding protein: MSAQYALELKALRKNFGKTEIIRGVDLAVNAGERVAIIGPNGAGKSTLFNLISGRLTPTSGEVLLNGERIDGKKPYEINRLGLSRSFQITNIFPKLSVFENLRCGVLWSLGYKYTFLRFLSNLDDANARTEELIKQIGLERKRDVHAVNLTYAEQRALEIGVTIAGGSGVILLDEPTAGMSKTETSHFISLIKQVTVGKTLLTVEHDMGVVFGLADKIAVVVYGEVIAFDTPAAVRANARVQEAYLGSSVADAQGAGH; encoded by the coding sequence ATGAGCGCGCAATACGCACTGGAACTGAAGGCGCTGCGCAAGAATTTCGGCAAGACCGAAATCATTCGCGGCGTGGACCTGGCGGTGAACGCCGGCGAACGCGTGGCCATCATCGGCCCGAACGGAGCGGGCAAGTCGACGCTGTTCAACCTGATCAGCGGCCGCCTTACGCCCACCAGCGGCGAGGTGCTGCTGAACGGCGAGCGCATCGACGGCAAGAAGCCCTACGAGATCAACCGGCTGGGGCTCTCCCGCAGCTTCCAGATCACGAACATCTTCCCCAAGCTGAGCGTGTTCGAGAACCTGCGCTGCGGCGTGCTGTGGAGCCTGGGCTACAAGTACACCTTCCTGCGCTTTCTCTCGAACCTCGACGACGCCAACGCGCGCACCGAAGAGCTCATCAAGCAGATCGGCCTGGAGCGCAAGCGCGACGTGCATGCGGTGAACCTCACCTATGCCGAGCAGCGCGCGCTGGAAATCGGCGTGACGATCGCGGGCGGCTCGGGCGTGATCCTGCTGGACGAACCCACGGCCGGCATGAGCAAGACCGAAACCTCGCACTTCATCTCTCTCATCAAGCAGGTCACGGTCGGCAAGACGCTGCTGACGGTGGAGCACGACATGGGCGTGGTCTTCGGCCTCGCCGACAAGATCGCGGTGGTGGTGTATGGCGAAGTGATCGCCTTCGACACGCCCGCCGCCGTTCGCGCGAATGCGCGCGTGCAGGAGGCGTATCTCGGGTCCTCGGTGGCCGACGCACAGGGGGCGGGACACTGA
- a CDS encoding ABC transporter ATP-binding protein, translating into MLKLHDIHAYYGKSHVLHGVSFDVGPGEIVALLGRNGSGRSTTAKAIMGLVHAEGTLRWKDQDILRKKAYEIAHLGIGYVPENRDIFPKLTVHQNLLLGQKGTGKGSRWQFDDMYNMFPRLKERQHTEAGVLSGGEQQMLTLCRTLMGDPDLIIIDEPTEGLAPKIVELVGQYLRTLKDKGISVLLIEQKLTIAMQISDRALVMGHGSIVFDGTPDSLRADATTRKEWLEV; encoded by the coding sequence ATGCTGAAGCTTCACGACATCCACGCCTACTACGGCAAGAGCCATGTGCTGCATGGCGTTTCGTTCGACGTCGGCCCCGGTGAAATCGTCGCGCTGCTGGGCCGCAACGGCTCGGGCCGCTCGACCACCGCCAAGGCCATCATGGGCCTGGTGCATGCCGAGGGCACGCTGCGCTGGAAGGACCAGGACATCCTGCGCAAGAAGGCCTACGAGATCGCCCATCTGGGCATCGGCTACGTGCCCGAGAACCGCGACATCTTTCCCAAGCTCACGGTGCACCAGAACCTGCTCCTGGGACAGAAGGGCACGGGCAAGGGGAGCCGCTGGCAGTTCGACGACATGTACAACATGTTCCCGCGCCTGAAGGAGCGCCAGCACACCGAAGCGGGCGTGCTCTCGGGTGGCGAGCAGCAGATGCTCACGCTGTGCCGCACGCTGATGGGCGACCCGGACCTGATCATCATCGACGAGCCCACCGAAGGCCTTGCGCCCAAGATCGTCGAGCTGGTGGGGCAGTACCTGCGCACGCTCAAGGACAAGGGCATCTCGGTGCTGCTGATCGAGCAGAAGCTCACCATCGCGATGCAGATCTCCGACCGCGCGCTCGTGATGGGCCACGGCAGCATCGTGTTCGACGGCACGCCCGATAGCCTCCGCGCCGATGCCACCACTCGCAAAGAGTGGCTGGAAGTTTGA